The Trinickia acidisoli genome includes a window with the following:
- the xylB gene encoding xylulokinase, giving the protein MYLGIDLGTSEVKVLLLSADARVLATAGSPFHVSRPHPRWAEQDPADWWRGTCEAIAKLRAVCPDAFAQVRGIGLSGQMHGAVLLDAADRVLRPAILWNDMRSVEECDELTRRAPELHAIAGNLAMPGFTAPKLLWVARHEPDLFARTACVLLPKDYLRLRMTGEKVSDPSDAAGTLWLDVARRDWSDALLGACDMRRAQMPRLAEGSAPSGVLSAEIAREWGLSGEVVVAAGGGDNATSAIGIGATEPGDGFVSLGTSGVLCVVGDRFSPNPASAVHAFCHAIPDRWHQMSVVLSAASCLRWVCKLTGTDEPTLVGEAAALAPEARDAAPIFLPYLSGERTPHNDPYAQGVFFGMTHATDRALLGYSVLEGVTLALTDGLDALAAAGTAPSALSLLGGGARSAFWAQLLADALSTPTRQHGGGETGAALGAARLGWLAAGGNPREVLAKPPVVAQFTPNAQRHAPLRARLHAYRELYRHVRPLFEPSRARLA; this is encoded by the coding sequence ATGTATCTCGGCATCGACCTAGGCACGTCCGAAGTCAAAGTGTTGTTGCTCTCGGCCGACGCGCGCGTGCTCGCCACTGCGGGCTCGCCGTTTCACGTATCGCGCCCGCATCCGCGCTGGGCCGAGCAAGACCCGGCCGACTGGTGGCGCGGCACCTGCGAGGCGATCGCCAAGCTGCGCGCCGTGTGCCCCGACGCCTTCGCTCAGGTGCGCGGCATCGGCCTATCCGGCCAGATGCACGGCGCCGTGCTGCTCGACGCGGCCGATCGCGTATTGCGCCCGGCCATCCTCTGGAACGACATGCGCAGCGTCGAAGAATGCGACGAGCTCACGCGGCGCGCGCCCGAACTGCATGCCATCGCCGGCAACCTAGCCATGCCGGGCTTCACCGCGCCCAAGCTGCTGTGGGTCGCGCGGCACGAGCCCGATCTATTCGCACGCACAGCGTGCGTCTTGCTGCCGAAAGACTACCTGCGCCTGCGCATGACCGGCGAGAAGGTATCCGATCCTTCCGATGCCGCCGGCACGCTCTGGCTCGACGTCGCGCGCCGAGACTGGTCCGACGCGTTGCTCGGCGCCTGCGACATGCGCCGCGCGCAGATGCCGCGGCTCGCCGAGGGCAGTGCGCCGTCCGGCGTGCTGAGCGCCGAGATCGCGCGCGAGTGGGGCCTCTCGGGCGAAGTCGTCGTCGCGGCCGGCGGCGGCGACAACGCGACGAGCGCGATCGGCATCGGCGCGACCGAGCCGGGCGACGGCTTCGTCTCGCTCGGCACGTCGGGCGTGCTGTGCGTGGTCGGCGATCGCTTTTCGCCGAACCCGGCGTCGGCGGTTCATGCGTTCTGTCATGCGATTCCCGATCGCTGGCATCAGATGAGCGTCGTCCTCTCTGCCGCGAGTTGCCTGCGCTGGGTCTGCAAGCTGACCGGCACCGACGAACCGACGCTCGTCGGCGAAGCCGCGGCGCTCGCCCCGGAAGCGCGCGACGCGGCGCCCATCTTCCTGCCGTATTTATCGGGCGAGCGCACGCCCCATAACGATCCCTATGCGCAAGGCGTGTTTTTCGGCATGACGCATGCAACCGATCGCGCGCTGCTCGGCTACTCGGTGCTCGAAGGCGTCACGCTCGCGCTGACCGACGGCCTCGATGCGCTGGCCGCGGCCGGTACAGCGCCGAGCGCGCTCTCGCTGCTAGGCGGCGGCGCGCGCAGCGCGTTCTGGGCGCAACTGCTCGCCGACGCCTTGTCGACGCCGACGCGCCAGCACGGCGGCGGCGAAACGGGTGCGGCACTCGGTGCGGCGCGCTTGGGCTGGCTCGCGGCCGGCGGCAATCCGCGCGAGGTGCTCGCCAAGCCACCCGTAGTCGCGCAATTCACGCCGAACGCGCAGCGTCACGCCCCATTGCGCGCGCGCCTGCACGCATACCGCGAGCTCTACCGTCACGTGCGGCCGTTGTTCGAGCCGTCGCGTGCGCGGCTCGCTTGA
- a CDS encoding ABC transporter ATP-binding protein, with protein sequence MASLTLRGIAKRYEEHEVLRNVNLDIADGEFVVFVGPSGCGKSTLLRMIAGLEAISGGELMIDAARVNDVPPAKRGIAMVFQSYALYPHMSLYDNMAFGLKLAGAKKPEIDEAVRNAAKILHIDHLLDRKPKQLSGGQRQRVAIGRAITRKPKVFLFDEPLSNLDAALRVKMRLEFARLHDELKTTMIYVTHDQVEAMTLADKIVVMSAGNVEQVGSPNRLYHAPANRFVAGFIGSPKMNFLEGVVEQVSGDGVLVRYATGETQRVAVETRGTSSSGARALQLGARVTVGVRPEHLHAQPPAPAGGAPLYGVSAQTTTVESLGDAAYLYAEASVAPDGLIARIPPLERHERGEALTLGAAPEHCHLFDEDGQAYDRKIVEVLSAA encoded by the coding sequence ATGGCAAGCTTGACGCTGCGTGGCATCGCGAAACGTTATGAAGAGCACGAGGTCTTGCGCAATGTGAACCTCGATATCGCCGACGGCGAGTTCGTCGTGTTCGTCGGGCCGAGCGGATGCGGCAAGTCGACGCTGCTCAGAATGATTGCAGGCCTCGAAGCGATCAGCGGCGGCGAGCTCATGATCGACGCCGCGCGGGTGAACGACGTGCCGCCGGCCAAGCGCGGCATTGCGATGGTGTTCCAGTCGTACGCGCTGTACCCGCATATGTCGCTCTACGACAACATGGCGTTCGGCTTGAAGCTGGCCGGGGCGAAGAAGCCCGAGATCGACGAAGCCGTGCGCAATGCGGCGAAGATCCTGCACATCGACCATCTGCTCGATCGCAAGCCGAAGCAGCTTTCGGGCGGGCAGCGGCAACGTGTGGCGATCGGGCGGGCCATTACGCGCAAACCGAAGGTGTTTCTATTCGACGAGCCATTGTCGAATCTCGATGCGGCCTTGCGTGTGAAGATGCGCCTCGAGTTCGCGCGGCTGCACGACGAATTGAAGACGACGATGATCTACGTGACGCACGATCAGGTCGAGGCGATGACGCTGGCCGACAAGATTGTCGTGATGTCGGCGGGCAACGTCGAACAAGTCGGCAGTCCTAATCGTCTTTATCACGCACCGGCCAATCGATTCGTCGCCGGCTTCATCGGATCGCCGAAGATGAATTTTCTCGAAGGCGTCGTCGAGCAGGTCAGCGGCGATGGCGTGCTCGTGCGCTATGCCACGGGTGAAACGCAGCGCGTGGCGGTCGAGACGCGCGGGACTTCGTCGTCGGGCGCGCGTGCGCTGCAACTGGGCGCACGCGTGACGGTCGGGGTTCGGCCCGAGCATTTGCATGCGCAACCGCCTGCACCGGCGGGCGGCGCGCCGCTATACGGTGTGAGCGCGCAGACGACGACGGTCGAATCGCTTGGCGATGCCGCCTACCTTTACGCGGAAGCTTCGGTGGCGCCTGACGGTTTGATCGCACGCATCCCGCCGCTCGAGCGCCATGAACGCGGCGAAGCGCTCACGCTCGGCGCCGCCCCCGAGCATTGTCATCTGTTCGACGAAGACGGGCAGGCTTACGACAGGAAGATCGTGGAGGTGTTGTCGGCGGCTTGA
- a CDS encoding metal ABC transporter solute-binding protein has product MKLTDHTGGAASFARRLTKRAALGLAALALSGAALAQGAPIRIVAAENFYGDVAKQLGGSHVSVTSILSNPDQDPHLFEASPKTARDLHWATLVVYNGADYDPWMDKLLAASSNDKRAVIVAADLVGKKAGDNPHLWYDPQTMPAVAKQIVAALDRADAAHKADYDKNLAQLLASLKPIDDKVAALKAKYQGVPVTATEPVFGYMSDAIGLQMRNARFQLAVMNDTEPSASDIAAFEQDLRGRRVRVLIYNSQATEALTKRMLALAKHSGVPAMSVTETEPAGKTFQQWMLGQLETLSAALGQTN; this is encoded by the coding sequence ATGAAATTGACGGACCACACCGGCGGCGCGGCAAGCTTTGCCCGCCGATTGACGAAGCGGGCCGCGCTCGGACTGGCCGCGCTCGCGTTGAGTGGCGCCGCGCTCGCGCAAGGCGCCCCGATTCGAATCGTTGCCGCCGAGAATTTTTACGGCGACGTCGCCAAGCAACTCGGCGGCAGCCACGTGTCCGTCACGAGCATTCTCAGCAATCCCGATCAAGATCCGCACCTGTTCGAGGCGAGCCCGAAAACGGCACGGGATCTGCACTGGGCTACGCTCGTCGTCTACAACGGCGCCGATTACGATCCGTGGATGGACAAGCTGCTCGCCGCCTCGTCGAACGACAAGCGCGCGGTCATCGTCGCGGCCGATTTGGTCGGCAAGAAGGCCGGCGACAATCCGCACCTGTGGTACGACCCGCAAACGATGCCCGCCGTCGCGAAGCAGATCGTCGCGGCGCTCGATCGCGCGGATGCCGCGCACAAAGCCGACTACGATAAAAACCTCGCGCAATTGCTCGCTTCGCTCAAGCCGATCGACGACAAGGTCGCGGCGCTGAAGGCGAAATATCAGGGTGTCCCCGTCACCGCCACGGAACCCGTGTTCGGCTACATGTCCGATGCCATCGGCCTGCAGATGCGCAACGCGCGGTTTCAACTCGCCGTCATGAACGACACCGAGCCGAGCGCCTCCGACATCGCGGCGTTCGAGCAAGATCTGCGCGGGCGCCGAGTGCGCGTGCTCATCTACAACAGCCAGGCCACGGAAGCGCTGACCAAACGCATGCTCGCGCTCGCCAAGCATTCGGGCGTGCCGGCTATGAGCGTTACGGAAACGGAGCCCGCCGGCAAGACATTTCAGCAATGGATGCTCGGCCAGTTGGAGACGCTGTCGGCCGCGCTCGGCCAGACGAATTAA
- a CDS encoding SRPBCC family protein, with protein MSTNTVRLHRVLRSTPERVYRAFLDAGALAKWLPPNGFVGTVHELRAEVGGGYRISFTNFTTGHAHSFGGEYLELVPLARIRYTGRFDDPNLPGVMQTTVSLRQTPFGTELDVEQEGIPEMIPVQACYLGWQESLALLKLLVEAEIQ; from the coding sequence ATGTCCACGAATACCGTTCGCCTGCATCGTGTTCTGCGTTCCACGCCCGAGCGCGTCTACCGCGCGTTCCTCGATGCCGGCGCCCTGGCAAAATGGCTACCCCCGAACGGCTTTGTCGGCACCGTTCACGAACTGCGGGCCGAGGTCGGCGGCGGCTATCGGATATCGTTTACGAACTTCACCACCGGCCACGCGCATTCGTTCGGCGGCGAGTATCTCGAGTTGGTCCCGCTGGCGCGCATTCGCTATACGGGCAGGTTCGACGATCCGAATCTGCCTGGCGTCATGCAGACGACGGTGTCGCTACGGCAGACGCCGTTCGGCACCGAGCTGGATGTGGAGCAGGAGGGAATACCGGAAATGATTCCGGTTCAAGCGTGTTATCTCGGATGGCAGGAATCGCTTGCTTTGCTGAAGCTGCTTGTGGAAGCCGAGATTCAGTAG
- the dalD gene encoding D-arabinitol 4-dehydrogenase — protein sequence MVNTRGTGSNVILHLGAGSFHRAHQAWYLHRLNAAAAPGEARWSLTVGNIRGDMNAVLEALTKQHGVYTLETVTPQGERAYETIRSIERVLPWSPTLEPLVEAGCDPTCKIISFTVTEGGYYLDEHDRLDTSNPDLAADLAGARTTIYGALAAILDARRARGAGPVTLQSCDNLRSNGERFEAGMRAFLAARGATALAAWFDANTTCPNSMVDRITPRPTDEVRARVLEATGVPDACPVMGEAFIQWVIEDRFKAGRPAWERVGAELVESVLPYEEAKIRILNASHSCIAWAGTLVGHTYIHEGTLDADVRRFAYEYVTQDVIPSLTPSPLDLARYRDVVLDRFSNPYIQDTNQRVAADGFSKIPGFIAPTLAECFARNAQPDATAILPALFFRFLDRWRQGTLPYTYQDGLLDEAAVRAWFESSDPLAQFCTSRLLWGGLAQDARLTRVIEAALERVDAWLESRLK from the coding sequence ATGGTCAATACGCGCGGCACCGGCTCGAACGTCATCTTGCACTTGGGCGCAGGCTCGTTTCATCGCGCCCACCAAGCGTGGTATCTGCATCGGCTGAATGCGGCCGCAGCGCCGGGCGAGGCGCGATGGTCACTGACGGTCGGGAACATCCGCGGCGACATGAATGCGGTGCTCGAGGCGCTCACGAAGCAGCACGGTGTCTATACGCTAGAAACGGTCACGCCACAGGGCGAGCGCGCCTACGAGACGATCCGTTCGATCGAGCGCGTGCTGCCTTGGTCGCCTACCCTCGAACCGCTCGTCGAGGCCGGGTGCGATCCAACCTGCAAGATCATTTCGTTCACGGTGACCGAAGGCGGCTATTACCTCGACGAACACGACCGACTCGACACGTCGAACCCGGACCTCGCCGCGGACCTGGCCGGCGCGCGCACGACGATCTACGGCGCGTTGGCCGCCATTCTCGACGCGCGGCGCGCGCGCGGCGCGGGCCCCGTCACCCTGCAAAGCTGCGACAACCTGCGCAGCAACGGCGAGCGCTTCGAAGCGGGCATGCGCGCGTTTCTCGCGGCGCGCGGTGCGACGGCACTCGCCGCGTGGTTCGATGCGAACACTACCTGTCCGAATTCGATGGTCGATCGGATCACGCCACGCCCGACCGACGAGGTCCGCGCGCGCGTGCTCGAGGCGACCGGCGTGCCCGATGCCTGCCCCGTCATGGGCGAGGCGTTCATTCAGTGGGTCATCGAGGATCGCTTCAAGGCCGGACGACCCGCGTGGGAGCGGGTGGGCGCCGAGCTCGTCGAATCGGTCCTGCCGTACGAGGAAGCCAAGATCCGCATCCTGAACGCGAGCCATAGCTGCATCGCATGGGCCGGCACGCTCGTCGGCCACACGTACATCCACGAGGGCACGCTCGATGCCGACGTGCGCCGATTCGCCTACGAATACGTGACGCAAGACGTCATCCCCAGCCTCACGCCGAGCCCGCTCGATCTGGCGCGGTACCGCGACGTCGTGCTCGATCGCTTCAGCAACCCGTACATTCAGGACACGAATCAGCGCGTCGCGGCCGATGGTTTTTCGAAAATTCCCGGCTTCATCGCACCGACGCTCGCCGAATGCTTCGCACGCAACGCGCAGCCCGATGCCACGGCGATCTTGCCGGCCCTGTTCTTTCGCTTCCTCGACCGGTGGCGTCAAGGCACGCTGCCTTACACGTATCAAGACGGCCTACTCGACGAAGCCGCCGTTCGTGCTTGGTTCGAGTCATCCGATCCGCTCGCGCAGTTCTGCACATCGCGTTTGCTCTGGGGCGGCTTGGCACAGGATGCGCGGCTCACGCGCGTGATCGAAGCGGCGCTCGAACGCGTCGACGCGTGGCTGGAATCACGGCTAAAGTAG
- a CDS encoding carbohydrate ABC transporter permease — MSHPTLPATRALRAQLPGLDVVKRTLPGVLAWLISLALFFPIFWMTITAFKTERDAYSMSLIFTPTLDSFREVFARSDYFLFARNSILISAGVTVLCLLLAVPAAYAMAFFPTRRTQSMLLWMLSTKMMPSVGVLVPIYLLWKNAGLLDTVSGLVIVYTLMNLPIAVWMAFTYFNEIPRDILEAGRIDGAATWQEILYLLMPMALPGLASTALLLVILSWNEAFWSINLSSSGAAPLTVFIASYSSPEGLFWAKLSAASLLAVAPILLVGWLSQKQLVRGLTFGAVK, encoded by the coding sequence ATGAGCCATCCGACCTTACCCGCCACGCGTGCGCTGCGCGCGCAATTGCCCGGGCTCGATGTCGTCAAGCGCACGCTGCCCGGCGTGCTGGCCTGGCTCATCTCGCTCGCGCTGTTCTTCCCGATCTTCTGGATGACGATCACGGCGTTCAAGACCGAGCGCGACGCCTATTCGATGTCGTTGATCTTCACGCCGACGCTGGACAGCTTCCGCGAGGTGTTCGCGCGCAGCGACTACTTCCTGTTCGCGCGCAATTCGATCCTCATTTCGGCGGGCGTGACCGTGCTGTGCTTGCTGCTTGCCGTGCCGGCCGCCTATGCGATGGCGTTCTTCCCGACGCGCCGCACGCAAAGCATGCTGCTGTGGATGTTGTCGACGAAGATGATGCCGTCGGTCGGCGTGCTCGTGCCGATCTATTTGCTCTGGAAGAACGCGGGGCTGCTCGATACGGTCTCGGGGCTCGTCATCGTCTATACGCTGATGAATTTGCCGATCGCCGTGTGGATGGCATTCACGTATTTCAACGAGATTCCGCGCGACATTCTCGAAGCGGGGCGCATCGACGGCGCCGCGACGTGGCAGGAGATTCTCTATCTGCTGATGCCGATGGCGCTGCCCGGGCTCGCGTCGACGGCGCTGCTGCTCGTGATTCTGTCGTGGAACGAGGCGTTCTGGAGCATCAACTTGTCGAGCTCGGGCGCGGCGCCGCTTACGGTGTTCATCGCGTCGTACTCGAGTCCCGAGGGGTTGTTTTGGGCGAAATTGTCGGCGGCGTCGTTGTTGGCGGTCGCGCCGATTCTGCTCGTGGGTTGGTTGTCGCAAAAGCAACTCGTGCGCGGCCTCACGTTCGGAGCCGTCAAATGA
- a CDS encoding BrnA antitoxin family protein, whose product MKATLAVVVYVECCGPVVRIISARKATKHEANDMSKVSKTDWKRLEKLKDEQIDTSDIPELGDDFFARAELHVPPKQAVTMRLDVDVLNWFKAQGQGYQTRINKLLRAYMLEHQRRHA is encoded by the coding sequence ATGAAGGCGACGCTGGCCGTCGTAGTCTATGTCGAATGCTGCGGGCCAGTCGTCCGGATAATCTCCGCTCGCAAAGCAACGAAACACGAGGCGAACGATATGAGCAAAGTGTCAAAAACTGACTGGAAGCGACTAGAGAAGCTCAAGGACGAGCAGATCGATACGAGCGACATCCCTGAACTGGGCGACGATTTCTTCGCCCGTGCGGAGTTGCATGTTCCACCAAAGCAAGCCGTGACGATGCGACTCGACGTGGACGTGCTGAACTGGTTCAAGGCACAAGGACAAGGCTATCAGACACGCATCAACAAACTGCTGCGCGCATACATGCTGGAGCATCAGCGTCGGCACGCGTGA
- a CDS encoding sugar-binding transcriptional regulator translates to MSKSNEKLDLATRAAWLYYVAGNTQNEIAEKLQVSRPVAQRLVAFAVEKNLVRVRIEHRLADCLTLAEQLKARYGLAMCEVVPVDDDTPEAIDRKLAVAGAQVMERYLSEEKPMIISVSSGRTLKAAVDHLGQIERPQHRLVSMVGAIAQDGSSNRYDVALHISEKTGGKHFLLPAPLIADSEAERAQWVNHRLYRIVESLTAQADVAFVGIGDIGPKCPLHVDGFITAAEVGELTQGGAVAEMLGLPIDVNGKCVESPAGRRVTSVPLDSPPKRPTIGFAGGERKHGAVLAVLKGGWLSGLVTDEACARAALGEDGRAAKRAKTRGTHTTA, encoded by the coding sequence GTGTCCAAATCAAACGAAAAACTCGACCTGGCCACGCGCGCCGCCTGGCTCTATTACGTCGCGGGGAATACGCAAAACGAGATCGCCGAAAAGCTGCAAGTATCGCGGCCCGTCGCGCAGCGTCTCGTGGCGTTCGCCGTCGAAAAGAATCTCGTGCGCGTGCGCATCGAACACCGGCTGGCCGATTGCCTGACGCTTGCCGAGCAATTGAAGGCTCGTTACGGGCTTGCGATGTGCGAAGTCGTGCCCGTCGACGACGACACGCCCGAAGCCATCGACCGCAAGCTGGCCGTCGCCGGCGCGCAGGTGATGGAACGCTACTTGAGCGAAGAAAAGCCGATGATCATCTCGGTGAGCAGCGGCCGGACGCTGAAGGCGGCCGTCGATCACCTGGGGCAAATCGAGCGGCCGCAACATCGGCTCGTGTCGATGGTCGGCGCGATCGCGCAAGACGGCTCGTCGAACCGATACGACGTCGCGCTGCACATCTCGGAGAAGACAGGCGGCAAGCACTTTCTGCTGCCGGCGCCGCTCATCGCCGACAGCGAGGCCGAGCGTGCGCAATGGGTCAATCACCGTCTCTATCGCATCGTCGAATCGTTGACGGCGCAGGCCGACGTGGCCTTCGTCGGCATCGGCGACATCGGACCGAAATGTCCGTTGCACGTCGACGGGTTCATCACCGCCGCCGAGGTGGGCGAACTCACGCAGGGCGGCGCGGTGGCGGAAATGTTAGGACTGCCGATCGATGTGAACGGCAAGTGCGTGGAATCGCCGGCGGGCCGGCGCGTGACGAGCGTGCCGCTCGATTCGCCGCCCAAGCGGCCGACGATCGGCTTCGCCGGCGGCGAGCGCAAGCACGGCGCCGTATTGGCCGTGCTCAAAGGGGGCTGGCTGTCGGGGCTCGTGACCGATGAAGCCTGCGCGCGCGCGGCACTGGGCGAGGACGGCCGCGCGGCGAAACGCGCCAAGACGCGCGGGACGCATACGACGGCTTGA
- a CDS encoding ABC transporter ATP-binding protein, with the protein MNTVHDTRRPTERKLELELDRVSLELAGRAILRDVSLSIDQGEFVGVLGPNGAGKTTLMRAVLGLVPLAQGAIRIGGRPVERGNPSIGYMPQTRSALASRRVLGRDFVAMAADGHRWGLPIADTATRADVERVLDLVGARTLASRPLSELSGGERQRLLLAQCLLGNPRLLLLDEPLISLDPHHQRSVVELVRRVQRELGITVLFSAHELNPLLNAIDRVLYLGSGAAALGTVDEVITRPVLSRLYGSPIDVMRVNGRIFVMSGDVEVEKHDHEHESDANGAEGHSHAHGHEHGAHGHDHSHGHTHDV; encoded by the coding sequence ATGAACACTGTGCACGACACCCGCCGGCCCACCGAACGCAAACTCGAACTCGAGCTCGACCGCGTCTCGCTCGAACTCGCTGGGCGCGCAATTTTGCGCGACGTCAGCCTCTCGATCGACCAGGGCGAATTCGTCGGCGTGCTCGGCCCCAATGGGGCCGGCAAGACGACGCTGATGCGCGCCGTGCTGGGCCTCGTGCCACTCGCTCAAGGCGCGATTCGCATCGGCGGACGCCCCGTCGAACGCGGCAATCCGTCTATCGGCTACATGCCGCAAACGCGCAGCGCGCTCGCAAGCCGGCGTGTGCTCGGGCGCGATTTCGTCGCCATGGCCGCCGACGGGCATCGCTGGGGGTTGCCCATCGCCGATACCGCAACGCGTGCGGATGTCGAGCGCGTGCTCGATCTCGTCGGCGCGCGCACGCTCGCGTCGCGACCGCTGTCGGAGCTCTCCGGGGGCGAGCGCCAGCGCTTGCTGCTCGCGCAATGCTTGCTCGGCAACCCGCGGCTGCTGCTCCTCGACGAGCCGCTCATCAGCCTCGATCCGCATCACCAGCGCAGCGTCGTCGAACTCGTACGGCGCGTGCAACGCGAACTCGGCATCACCGTGCTCTTTTCCGCTCACGAACTGAACCCGCTGCTCAACGCGATCGATCGCGTCCTTTATCTGGGCAGCGGTGCGGCGGCACTCGGCACGGTCGACGAAGTGATCACGCGGCCCGTGCTGTCGCGGCTGTACGGTTCGCCGATCGACGTGATGCGCGTGAACGGCCGCATCTTCGTGATGTCGGGCGACGTCGAAGTCGAGAAACACGACCACGAGCACGAAAGCGATGCGAACGGCGCCGAGGGCCACAGCCACGCGCACGGACACGAGCATGGCGCTCATGGCCACGACCATTCACACGGACACACGCACGATGTTTGA
- a CDS encoding HAD family hydrolase: MTASTIGAGEMRRDRVLICDCDGVLIDSEAVAAKMLVHELQARWPRADVEPVVLPLLGLRIERVLQESAAALGETLAPVEMDAIRRSVEAAAQQAPVVAGVEAALTQIALTKACASNSYTAYVNAVLARTGLDRFFGSRVFCADRVPRPKPAPDIYIAVADALGVSSRACLVVEDSVAGVAAASTAGMVVLGFAGGTHAEHGGRAHADALVQAGAQRVFDDMRVLPALVEQWMTGAADGARTATNGKGDASWQA; the protein is encoded by the coding sequence ATGACGGCATCGACGATCGGAGCGGGCGAGATGCGGCGCGATCGCGTGCTGATCTGCGATTGCGACGGCGTGCTGATCGACAGCGAGGCCGTCGCGGCGAAGATGCTCGTGCACGAGCTGCAAGCGCGCTGGCCGCGGGCCGACGTCGAGCCCGTCGTGTTGCCGCTGCTCGGGCTGCGCATCGAACGCGTGCTGCAAGAGAGCGCCGCGGCGCTCGGCGAAACGCTGGCGCCGGTGGAGATGGATGCGATACGGCGTAGCGTCGAGGCAGCCGCGCAGCAGGCGCCGGTCGTGGCCGGCGTTGAAGCGGCGTTGACGCAGATCGCGTTGACGAAGGCTTGCGCGAGCAACAGCTATACGGCTTATGTCAACGCCGTGCTTGCGCGCACGGGGCTCGACCGTTTTTTCGGCTCGCGCGTGTTTTGCGCGGATCGCGTGCCGAGACCGAAGCCCGCGCCCGACATCTATATCGCCGTGGCCGATGCGCTCGGCGTGTCGAGCCGCGCCTGTCTCGTCGTGGAAGACAGCGTCGCGGGCGTCGCGGCGGCTAGCACGGCGGGCATGGTCGTGCTCGGCTTCGCGGGCGGCACGCACGCGGAACACGGCGGGCGCGCGCACGCCGATGCGCTCGTGCAAGCGGGCGCGCAACGCGTATTCGACGACATGCGCGTATTGCCCGCGCTCGTCGAGCAATGGATGACCGGCGCAGCCGATGGGGCGCGCACGGCAACGAATGGGAAAGGAGACGCATCATGGCAAGCTTGA
- a CDS encoding metal ABC transporter permease, which translates to MFEYDFMVNAFAASGIVAVLAGIVGYFLVMRGQTFAGHALSHVGFTGATGAVLVGISPLWGMVGFTLAAGVSMGALGERLSGRDVAIGVVLSLALGCGLLFLHFFTAYATQVTALLFGNVLGVTHSTLVVLAGIAAASLIALGSIMRPLLFATLQPELAEAKGVSLRLVSMLFLAIAALAVAACTQIVGVLLVFTLMVGPAAAAQNLTTRLASGVGLAALFALAQAWLGVTLAFYTDWPTSFWITALSALVYGASLLRRR; encoded by the coding sequence ATGTTTGAATACGACTTCATGGTGAACGCGTTTGCGGCGTCGGGGATCGTCGCCGTGCTCGCGGGCATCGTCGGCTACTTCCTCGTGATGCGTGGGCAGACCTTCGCCGGCCACGCGCTATCGCACGTCGGCTTCACGGGTGCGACGGGGGCCGTGCTCGTCGGCATCTCGCCGCTTTGGGGCATGGTCGGCTTCACGCTCGCGGCCGGGGTCTCGATGGGCGCGCTCGGCGAGCGGCTGTCGGGCCGCGACGTGGCGATCGGCGTCGTGCTCTCGCTCGCGCTCGGCTGCGGCTTGCTGTTCTTGCACTTCTTCACGGCGTACGCGACGCAGGTCACGGCGCTGCTGTTCGGCAACGTCCTGGGTGTGACGCATTCGACGCTCGTGGTGCTCGCCGGCATCGCCGCCGCGAGTCTCATCGCACTGGGTTCGATCATGCGGCCGTTGCTATTCGCGACGCTGCAACCGGAACTCGCCGAAGCCAAGGGCGTCTCGCTGCGCCTCGTCTCGATGCTGTTTCTCGCGATTGCGGCGCTGGCCGTGGCCGCTTGCACGCAGATCGTCGGCGTGCTGCTCGTGTTCACGCTGATGGTCGGTCCGGCCGCCGCCGCTCAAAATCTGACGACGCGGCTAGCAAGCGGTGTCGGCCTGGCCGCGCTGTTTGCGCTCGCGCAAGCTTGGCTCGGCGTGACGCTGGCGTTCTATACCGATTGGCCGACGAGTTTCTGGATCACCGCGCTCTCCGCGCTCGTGTACGGCGCGAGTTTGTTGCGCCGGCGGTGA
- a CDS encoding BrnT family toxin, with protein MQFEWDEEKNRINIRKHRIDFTDAIDVFNHPILVALDGREDYGEERWTAL; from the coding sequence GTGCAGTTCGAGTGGGATGAAGAGAAGAATCGAATCAATATTCGCAAACACAGGATCGATTTCACCGACGCGATCGATGTGTTCAACCATCCGATACTCGTAGCGCTGGATGGGCGGGAAGACTATGGCGAGGAGCGCTGGACCGCGCTGTGA